From the Ctenopharyngodon idella isolate HZGC_01 chromosome 3, HZGC01, whole genome shotgun sequence genome, one window contains:
- the LOC127508115 gene encoding uncharacterized protein LOC127508115 isoform X1: MLLFFLFLLFVDGVSGAETDETVMEGDSVTLHTDITEIQNDDTILWLFGPRDSVISQIARKADLTSFFVTDDAGFRGRLQVDQKTGSLTIRNTRIRHSGRYKLTVSREKTTTKIFNVTVFAMAGGADGVKSESVMEGKSVTLQNNVEVQRDDLIVWRFGDKGILLAKIDLETKEISLNDADERFRDRLQLNQNGSLIIKKTKTEHTGLYELQIRGRESDQRFLLSVTAVAGPHLSPGVLAGIVVAALLVAAVLVSVVIYYRRKISKLKKYMDAETAYEGESFTLHTGLNKLHNDDEIQWYYQEDKNDNLLAHSQGKSNNNFLEGADGRFRDKLKWGENGDLIITDIRTIHSGLYILKINGKRRNKRKKITVSVEDAETAYEGESFTLHTGLNKLHNDDEIQWYYQEEKNENLIAIKRKSNNNLQEGADGRFRGKLKWGENGDLTITDIRTIHSGLYILKTKNKCKKITVSVEVNEIQVKEGGCDDLKADAEIQGDDLLLWMFGAEKSLVATNATWPIKTDERFAGRVEKDNGCLTINNIRTEDKGHYKLQIINSKQTTCRRFNVTDPVTANEGESFTLHTGLNKLHNDDEIQWYYQEEKNENRIAIKGKSNNKFQEGADGRFRGKLKWGENGDLTITDIRTIHSGLYILKINGKRRNKCKKITVSVDPTESQGNESEEQDGKNKPEDTN, translated from the exons GTGTGTCTGGTGCAGAGACGGATGAAAccgtgatggagggagattctgtcactcTACACACTGATATTACTGAAATACAAAACGATGATACGATACTGTGGCTGTTTGGACCTAGAGACTCTGTCATATCTCAAATAGCAAGAAAGGCAGATTTGACTTCATTTTTTGTCACTGATGATGCTGGATTCAGAGGCAGATTGCAGGTGGACCAaaagactggatctctgaccatcagaAACACCAGAATCAGACACTCAGGACGATATAAACTAACCGTCTCTAGAGAAAAGACTACGAcgaaaatatttaatgttactGTCTTTG CGATGGCTGGTGGGGCGGATGGAGTGAAGTCAgagtcagtgatggagggaaaGTCTGTCACTCTACAGAATAATGTTGAAGTCCAGAGAGATGATCTAATAGTGTGGAGGTTTGGAGATAAAGGCATCCTCCTGGCTAAAATCGATCTGGAAACTAAAGAGATCTCATTAAACGATGCtgatgagagattcagagacagactgcaGCTGAATCAGAATGGCTCTCTGATTATCAAGAAGACCAAAACCGAACACACTGGACTTTATGAGCTACAGATCCGAGGCCGTGAAAGCGATCAGCGTTTCCTTCTTTCTGTGACTG CTGTTGCAGGTCCACATCTGTCTCCAGGTGTTTTAGCAGGGATTGTTGTTGCTGCTCTGCTTGTGGCGGCAGTTCTGGTTTCTGTTGTGATTTACTATCGCCGCAAGATctctaaactaaaaaaatatatgg ATGCTGAGACAGCGTACGAGGGAGAATCTTTTACTCTACACACTGGTCTTAATAAACTACATAATGATGATGAGATACAGTGGTATTATCAGGAGGATAAGAATGATAATCTTTTAGCTCATAGCCAAGGAAAGAGCAATAATAATTTCCTGGAGGGTgctgatgggagattcagagacaaaCTGAAATGGGGTGAGAATGGAGATCTCATCATCACAGACATCAGAACCATTCACTCTGGACTCTATATACTAAAGATCAACGGCAAGAGAAGAAACAAACGCAAGAAAATCACTGTTTCTGTGGAAG ATGCTGAGACAGCGTACGAGGGAGAATCTTTTACGCTACACACTGGTCTTAATAAACTACATAATGATGATGAGATACAGTGGTATTATCAGGAGGAAAAGAATGAGAATCTCATAGCTATCAAAAGAAAgagcaataataatttacagGAGGGTgctgatgggagattcagaggcAAACTGAAATGGGGTGAGAATGGAGATCTCACCATCACAGACATCAGAACCATTCACTCTGGACTCTATATactaaagacaaaaaacaaatgcaagAAAATCACTGTTTCTGTGGAAG TAAATGAAATACAAGTAAAAGAGGGAGGTTGTGACGATCTCAAGGCTGATGCTGAAATACAGGGTGATGATCTGTTGCTGTGGATGTTTGGAGCTGAAAAGAGTCTTGTTGCTACAAATGCTACATGGCCAATTAAAACTGATGAGCGATTCGCAGGAAGAGTGGAGAAGGATAATGGATGTCTGACCATCAATAACATCAGAACTGAAGACAAAGGACATTATAAATTACAGATCATTAACAGCAAACAGACCACATGCAGGAGATTCAATGTGACTG ATCCTGTGACAGCAAATGAGGGAGAATCTTTTACTCTACACACTGGTCTTAATAAACTACATAATGATGATGAGATTCAGTGGTATTATCAGGAGGAAAAGAATGAGAATCGCATAGCTATCAAAGGAAAGAGCAATAATAAGTTCCAGGAGGGTgctgatgggagattcagaggcAAACTGAAATGGGGTGAGAATGGAGATCTCACCATCACAGACATCAGAACCATTCACTCTGGACTCTATATACTAAAGATCAACGGCAAGAGAAGAAACAAATGCAAGAAAATCACTGTTTCTGTAG ATCCCACAGAAAGCCAAGGGAATGAATCAGAAGAACAGGATGGAAAGAATAAGCCAgaggacacaaattaa
- the LOC127508115 gene encoding uncharacterized protein LOC127508115 isoform X2: MLLFFLFLLFVDGVSGAETDETVMEGDSVTLHTDITEIQNDDTILWLFGPRDSVISQIARKADLTSFFVTDDAGFRGRLQVDQKTGSLTIRNTRIRHSGRYKLTVSREKTTTKIFNVTVFAMAGGADGVKSESVMEGKSVTLQNNVEVQRDDLIVWRFGDKGILLAKIDLETKEISLNDADERFRDRLQLNQNGSLIIKKTKTEHTGLYELQIRGRESDQRFLLSVTAVAGPHLSPGVLAGIVVAALLVAAVLVSVVIYYRRKISKLKKYMDAETAYEGESFTLHTGLNKLHNDDEIQWYYQEDKNDNLLAHSQGKSNNNFLEGADGRFRDKLKWGENGDLIITDIRTIHSGLYILKINGKRRNKRKKITVSVEVNEIQVKEGGCDDLKADAEIQGDDLLLWMFGAEKSLVATNATWPIKTDERFAGRVEKDNGCLTINNIRTEDKGHYKLQIINSKQTTCRRFNVTDPVTANEGESFTLHTGLNKLHNDDEIQWYYQEEKNENRIAIKGKSNNKFQEGADGRFRGKLKWGENGDLTITDIRTIHSGLYILKINGKRRNKCKKITVSVDPTESQGNESEEQDGKNKPEDTN; the protein is encoded by the exons GTGTGTCTGGTGCAGAGACGGATGAAAccgtgatggagggagattctgtcactcTACACACTGATATTACTGAAATACAAAACGATGATACGATACTGTGGCTGTTTGGACCTAGAGACTCTGTCATATCTCAAATAGCAAGAAAGGCAGATTTGACTTCATTTTTTGTCACTGATGATGCTGGATTCAGAGGCAGATTGCAGGTGGACCAaaagactggatctctgaccatcagaAACACCAGAATCAGACACTCAGGACGATATAAACTAACCGTCTCTAGAGAAAAGACTACGAcgaaaatatttaatgttactGTCTTTG CGATGGCTGGTGGGGCGGATGGAGTGAAGTCAgagtcagtgatggagggaaaGTCTGTCACTCTACAGAATAATGTTGAAGTCCAGAGAGATGATCTAATAGTGTGGAGGTTTGGAGATAAAGGCATCCTCCTGGCTAAAATCGATCTGGAAACTAAAGAGATCTCATTAAACGATGCtgatgagagattcagagacagactgcaGCTGAATCAGAATGGCTCTCTGATTATCAAGAAGACCAAAACCGAACACACTGGACTTTATGAGCTACAGATCCGAGGCCGTGAAAGCGATCAGCGTTTCCTTCTTTCTGTGACTG CTGTTGCAGGTCCACATCTGTCTCCAGGTGTTTTAGCAGGGATTGTTGTTGCTGCTCTGCTTGTGGCGGCAGTTCTGGTTTCTGTTGTGATTTACTATCGCCGCAAGATctctaaactaaaaaaatatatgg ATGCTGAGACAGCGTACGAGGGAGAATCTTTTACTCTACACACTGGTCTTAATAAACTACATAATGATGATGAGATACAGTGGTATTATCAGGAGGATAAGAATGATAATCTTTTAGCTCATAGCCAAGGAAAGAGCAATAATAATTTCCTGGAGGGTgctgatgggagattcagagacaaaCTGAAATGGGGTGAGAATGGAGATCTCATCATCACAGACATCAGAACCATTCACTCTGGACTCTATATACTAAAGATCAACGGCAAGAGAAGAAACAAACGCAAGAAAATCACTGTTTCTGTGGAAG TAAATGAAATACAAGTAAAAGAGGGAGGTTGTGACGATCTCAAGGCTGATGCTGAAATACAGGGTGATGATCTGTTGCTGTGGATGTTTGGAGCTGAAAAGAGTCTTGTTGCTACAAATGCTACATGGCCAATTAAAACTGATGAGCGATTCGCAGGAAGAGTGGAGAAGGATAATGGATGTCTGACCATCAATAACATCAGAACTGAAGACAAAGGACATTATAAATTACAGATCATTAACAGCAAACAGACCACATGCAGGAGATTCAATGTGACTG ATCCTGTGACAGCAAATGAGGGAGAATCTTTTACTCTACACACTGGTCTTAATAAACTACATAATGATGATGAGATTCAGTGGTATTATCAGGAGGAAAAGAATGAGAATCGCATAGCTATCAAAGGAAAGAGCAATAATAAGTTCCAGGAGGGTgctgatgggagattcagaggcAAACTGAAATGGGGTGAGAATGGAGATCTCACCATCACAGACATCAGAACCATTCACTCTGGACTCTATATACTAAAGATCAACGGCAAGAGAAGAAACAAATGCAAGAAAATCACTGTTTCTGTAG ATCCCACAGAAAGCCAAGGGAATGAATCAGAAGAACAGGATGGAAAGAATAAGCCAgaggacacaaattaa